A portion of the Halopelagius inordinatus genome contains these proteins:
- a CDS encoding TRAM domain-containing protein — MEISDKLLCLFNTDVRAEDDRYVVEVPKREIDAGIVEPGETYRVALISREATEDEETTEPSGTSAEPQPPVEVGELRYVEIEDIGKQGDGIARVERGYVIIVPGAQVGDRVKIEVTEVKSNFAVGEVIEEDF, encoded by the coding sequence GTGGAAATCTCAGATAAACTCCTGTGTCTGTTCAACACTGACGTCCGCGCGGAGGACGACCGGTACGTCGTCGAGGTTCCGAAGCGCGAAATCGACGCCGGGATAGTCGAACCCGGCGAGACGTACCGTGTCGCTCTCATCTCTCGCGAAGCAACGGAGGACGAAGAGACGACGGAACCGAGCGGTACGTCGGCAGAACCGCAACCGCCGGTCGAAGTCGGCGAACTCCGGTACGTCGAGATAGAGGACATCGGGAAGCAGGGCGACGGCATCGCTCGCGTCGAACGCGGGTACGTCATCATCGTCCCCGGCGCTCAGGTCGGCGACCGAGTCAAGATAGAGGTCACGGAAGTCAAATCCAACTTCGCAGTCGGCGAAGTCATCGAAGAAGACTTCTAA
- a CDS encoding YkgJ family cysteine cluster protein, whose translation MNDGEPTLEAELERARELDVSDLADAIESIGFECTRCGACCKGHGEGDERDAHTATVFPDEVRRLTDATEYDFRDVARPMPFGLTDGGDGPEGETFEWALQTDACGDCAFYEEDDSGTGACGVHEDRPLICQTYPFSVALGGTSQPMGEAVDEAGMVRAHECEGLGRDISREDAEELASALKTRAVRELEEAIGVRDEFSPVETGPGEVVVHDSEGAKRPDGSRVED comes from the coding sequence GTGAACGACGGCGAACCGACGCTCGAAGCGGAACTCGAACGCGCGAGAGAACTCGACGTCTCGGACCTCGCGGACGCGATAGAGTCCATCGGCTTCGAGTGCACTCGGTGCGGCGCGTGCTGTAAGGGACACGGCGAGGGCGACGAGAGAGACGCCCACACGGCGACGGTGTTCCCGGACGAGGTTCGCCGCCTGACCGACGCGACGGAGTACGACTTTCGCGACGTGGCCCGCCCGATGCCGTTCGGACTGACGGACGGCGGTGACGGACCCGAAGGAGAAACGTTCGAGTGGGCGCTTCAGACGGACGCCTGCGGCGACTGCGCGTTCTACGAGGAGGACGACTCGGGGACGGGAGCCTGCGGCGTCCACGAGGACCGACCGCTCATCTGTCAGACGTACCCGTTCAGCGTCGCCCTCGGCGGGACGAGTCAACCAATGGGAGAGGCAGTGGATGAAGCGGGGATGGTCCGCGCACACGAGTGCGAAGGACTCGGGCGCGACATCTCCCGAGAGGACGCCGAGGAACTGGCGAGTGCGCTGAAGACGCGGGCGGTGCGGGAGTTAGAGGAAGCCATCGGCGTCAGAGACGAGTTCTCGCCCGTCGAAACCGGTCCGGGCGAGGTCGTCGTCCACGATTCGGAGGGCGCGAAACGCCCCGACGGGTCGCGCGTAGAGGACTGA
- a CDS encoding MBL fold metallo-hydrolase, with product MTPIRRFSVPVETRAPTGATNAYLVGEGPPAGSSLLVDPAGRTEALDEAVRAAGVDHVAVTHTHPDHVGAVADYAAETDAAVWARRGRTDRFTAATGVEPDRTFAEGDRIPVGDGGVTVLDVPGHASDHVAFETDAGIVAGDLVAAEGSVVVGAPEGDVRAYLVALRRLYARDPDALFPGHGPVVSDPRATCERLIRHRLDRERRVLDAIRAGASDVAAVLDAAYGKDLTGVRDLARATVVAHVEKLAAERRVRYDRETGRIEPV from the coding sequence GTGACTCCCATCCGACGCTTCTCCGTTCCCGTCGAGACGCGCGCGCCGACTGGCGCGACGAACGCGTACCTCGTCGGCGAAGGACCTCCGGCGGGCAGTTCACTGCTCGTCGACCCCGCGGGTCGGACCGAGGCTTTGGACGAGGCGGTGCGCGCGGCGGGCGTCGACCACGTCGCCGTCACGCACACCCACCCGGACCACGTCGGTGCCGTCGCCGACTACGCCGCGGAGACGGACGCCGCGGTGTGGGCGCGCCGGGGGCGAACGGACCGGTTCACGGCGGCGACGGGTGTCGAACCCGACCGGACGTTCGCGGAGGGAGACCGGATACCGGTCGGAGACGGAGGCGTGACCGTCCTCGACGTTCCCGGCCACGCCTCCGACCACGTCGCCTTCGAGACGGACGCCGGAATCGTCGCCGGTGACCTCGTCGCCGCGGAGGGGAGCGTCGTCGTCGGCGCGCCCGAAGGTGACGTGCGCGCGTACCTCGTGGCCCTGCGCCGCCTGTACGCCCGCGACCCCGACGCGCTCTTTCCGGGGCACGGACCGGTCGTCTCCGACCCGCGGGCGACGTGCGAACGCCTGATTCGACACCGCCTCGACAGGGAGCGCCGCGTCCTCGACGCGATTCGGGCGGGCGCGTCGGACGTCGCCGCCGTCCTCGACGCCGCCTACGGGAAGGACCTGACGGGCGTGCGCGACTTGGCGCGGGCCACCGTCGTCGCGCACGTCGAGAAGTTGGCCGCCGAACGCCGGGTTCGTTACGACCGGGAGACGGGGCGCATCGAACCGGTCTGA
- a CDS encoding MarR family transcriptional regulator, whose translation MSTSTAETTREDPLSESEFRERLRELPPSAKLVAKVLESDAPLSQGQLAEESLLPDRTVRYALNRLEDADLVGSRYSFKDARKQVYFLNT comes from the coding sequence ATGAGCACCAGTACCGCAGAGACCACCCGTGAGGACCCTCTTTCGGAGTCCGAATTCCGCGAACGCCTCCGCGAACTCCCCCCGAGCGCGAAACTCGTCGCGAAAGTTCTCGAGAGCGACGCACCCCTCTCGCAGGGACAACTCGCAGAGGAGTCTCTCCTTCCGGACCGCACCGTCCGCTACGCGCTGAACCGCCTCGAAGACGCCGACCTCGTCGGCTCTCGCTACAGTTTCAAGGACGCGCGCAAGCAGGTCTACTTCCTCAACACGTAG